The Felis catus isolate Fca126 chromosome X, F.catus_Fca126_mat1.0, whole genome shotgun sequence genome includes a region encoding these proteins:
- the TCEANC gene encoding LOW QUALITY PROTEIN: transcription elongation factor A N-terminal and central domain-containing protein (The sequence of the model RefSeq protein was modified relative to this genomic sequence to represent the inferred CDS: inserted 3 bases in 2 codons), which translates to MSRRNFEDLGNHLTEPETLRVTQEHLQGTVVVRAVYGVLKNCPTVAWKKKAKRLLSEWKAVSKDXSASTDSPKSFPTGGNEEKPGLSHDPSRGEIWGGSGSHSCHDVAEAIEMIAPENSTSPVEPEKKHFTGGAPQSADERSSELPDPTVPARAKGTELLYEALTSSSTDQQPKADMWHNFARDILTLYLKNLKKYKTCVRSKVTNLKNPPPKFSRQSLLSGTMSPREFAETTVVEMAHEDLKQLRTAYTESRIQEHHFPRAVGGXTDKIKCGSCEKFNCKVTVVTRGALFLPGWVRNSNPDEDTMTSVICNECGEQWYHSRWVCL; encoded by the exons ATGTCTAGAAGGAATTTTGAGGATCTTGGCAACCACCTTACTGAGCCAGAAACTCTTCGTGTGACTCAAGAGCACCTCCAGGGGACCGTTGTGGTCAGGGCCGTGTACGGAGTCCTCAAAAATTGCCCCACGGTGGCTTGGAAAAAGAAAGCCAAGCGTCTATTGTCAGAATGGAAAGCTGTCTCTAAGGA CTCCGCTTCAACGGACAGCCCGAAATCATTCCCTACGGGCGGAAATGAAGAAAAGCCAGGACTTTCTCATGACCCAAGTCGGGGTGAGATATGGGGTGGCTCCGGTTCTCATTCATGCCACGATGTTGCAGAAGCCATTGAAATGATTGCGCCTGAAAACAGCACTAGTCCAGTGGAACctgagaaaaagcatttcacgGGCGGTGCCCCTCAATCCGCTGATGAGCGATCCAGTGAGTTGCCGGATCCCACAGTACCTGCGAGAGCTAAAGGCACAGAGCTTCTTTATGAAGCTTTAACGAGTTCTTCCACGGACCAGCAGCCCAAAGCCGATATGTGGCACAACTTCGCAAGAGACATTCTTACCCTCTATTTAAAGAacctcaaaaaatacaaaacttgtgTTAGAAGCAAAGTCACCAATCTGaagaacccccccccaaaattctcACGACAAAGCTTGCTCTCTGGGACCATGTCGCCGAGAGAATTTGCCGAAACGACTGTCGTGGAAATGGCACACGAGGACCTGAAGCAGTTGAGAACCGCATACACGGAATCTCGCATCCAGGAACACCACTTTCCCCGAGCGGTGGGGG gcacagacaaaataaaatgtggaagCTGTGAGAAGTTCAATTGCAAGGTCACCGTAGTCACCAGAGGAGCACTTTTCCTTCCAGGCTGGGTGCGGAACTCAAATCCAGACGAAGACACGATGACCTCTGTGATCTGTAACGAGTGTGGGGAGCAGTGGTACCACAGCAGGTGGGTGTGCCTGTAA